Genomic window (Terriglobales bacterium):
GCAGGCGTCCCGGTCAGCATGGGGAACGTACCGTGATGAATGGGAATCACCGCCTTGGGCCGCAGCAGGCGGCAGGCATAGGTGGCCTCGCGCGGTCCCATGGTGAAGTGGTCCCCAATCGGCAGCAAGGCAAGATCGGGTTTGTAGAGATCGTGAATGATCTGCATATCACTGAAGACGGCGGTGTCGCCCGCGTGATAGATCTTCAGCCCATTGTCGAACTCGAGAACATAGCCGCAGGGGTCTCCGGCGTAGATGGTCTGCCCTTCATCCTCGACGCCGCTAGAGTGTAAGGCGTGCACCATGGTGATACGGACACCGGCCACGGTCTGGGAGCCACCCTTGTTCATGGGCTGCAACTTCTCGACACCCTTTCTCCCAAACCAGGCACAAAGCTCAAAGATCCCAATCACCACGGGCTTGTGCTTCTTGGCGATTTCCACCACGTCACCCATGTGATCGGAGTGGCCATGCGTCACCATAATCAGGTCCACCGCCTTAATGTCTTTTTCTTTTTCCGGACAGGCAGGGTTGTGTTTACACCAGGGATCAATGAGGATGATGCTCCCGCTGGTGGTTTCAATACGAACACAGGAGTGTCCCAGCCAGGTGACTTTGAGACCTTGAAGATCCATAGAGTTCCTTTAAGACCCCTGATTGTAAATGAATTAACCACAAAATGAGTTAACCACAAGGAGACAGAGGACACCTGAAGAGAATTATGAGGGAGAACAGCACTAGGACGCCCGGTCGCGCCAATAATTTCTGAGAGCCTCATCAATATGCTGACGCTCAAAGTCATCCTCGTCTCTTTTTAAGGTGAGATAGGCGACAATCGCTGCTGCCTGCTCCTGGTTAAATATGGCGAACCTGTGACGAACGTGCTCAAACCACGTCCGCTCGCCGTATCTCCGTGGGTTGATTCGCTCGCCTCGCGACGTCTCATCCAGCCCATGCGTCAAGTGGAAGATAGGATTACTTCGCTCCAACTGACCGCGAATGTCGGCAATCAGGTAAGCAGGCAGATAGAAACGGAACGCCTCGTCTGAGAAAAAACTCAGGGCTGAAGCAAAGCCGGCAGGCGCCTGATCCAGGAACGCCGGGGCCAGGACTCGCCAGTCGGCTTTGCCCTTAAACTCCTGCTCCAATAAGTGTGGCTCGTCACCCTCATTACCGCCCTTGAGACACCAATCCCCTGGATACTCCACTGCGGCGAACGCTAAGGCTATCTGTGCGGCTATTGCTTCCTTGTCGTGCATATGACAATCGGTGATCGAGCGGTCTGGATCGGCCATCAACGGCCGAATCTATAATAACGAGAAACGTCCTAAACGAACTCCCACGATTCCGTGGGGCTTGCATTTGGCCCCGGTTGCCTTCATACTGGATATCTACCATGAGTGCTTGCGCCCATACAGTGTGTATGTGTTGTTGCTGCCCTTGTTGTGTCTTCTGGGGTAATGGGCTCAAGCGGTCAGTCAAGTCATAAATCCAATAAAAGCTTAAGCCTAAACGAACCAGAAGCACATGGTTAGGGTGCTTTTTTGTCTCCAAGTAAGACATTTCCAGGCAAGACAGGAATTGAGCAACAACAGGAATTGAGCAAGGAAAATTCAGGCAAGACAGGAATGAAGTCATGAAGGCCTCAAATTCAGTTTGGAAAGAACAGCTCGCGGGAAAAATACCGGAAACTCTGGCCCGCGAGATTGACGTGTTCGAAACCGAGATCATCCTGAGAAAACAGGGCAAGCTGGATGAACGTCTTTTCGCCGAAACCCGGCTGCGCAGGGGCGCTTATGGGCAGCGTTACGACAACGGCCAGAGACACGACGGGCAGAAGGTGCAGAAGATCGCCTATTCCTCCGGCGAATTGACCAAAGGCCCGATGACAATGTGGGACGCGCCCGGCATGCAGCGCATCAAGATTCCCGGTGGCGGGCTCAACGCCGAGCAGCTTGAGGTGATGGGCGAATTGGCGGAAGAATATTCTGACGGCATTGCCCACGTCACGACCCGGCAGGACTTTCAACTTCACTACATCCAGATTGACGACACGCCCAGCCTGATGCGGCGGCTGGCCGCGGCGAACATCACTACCCGCGAGGCCTGCGGCAACAGCGTTCGCAACCTTACGGCTTGTCCTTATGCCGGGGTTTGCCCCGATGAAGTTTTCGATGTAACGCCTTATACGCATGCCTTGGCGAAATTTCTGTTGGGACATCCTGACTGCCAGAACTTTGGCCGGAAGTTTAAGCCGGCATTCAGCGGTTGCGCGCAACATGCTTGCGGAGTGACGAGTCTGCACGACCTGGGACTCATTGCTACGAAGCGGATTGAAAACGGAGTAGAAAAGCGCGGCTTTGAACTCTACGTGGGCGGCGGACTAGGCACAGTTCCCTACCAGGCAAAGCTGTTTGATTCCTTCGTTCCGCCGGAAGAATTACTGCCGCTGGCGCAATCCATCGCACGAGTCTTTGCCAGGCTGGGCGAGAAGAAGAACCGCAACCGGGCGCGCATCAAGTTTCTGGTCCACGATTTGGGTATCGAGAAATTTAAGGAGTTGGTGCTGGAAGAGCGTAAGACCCTGACTCCCGACCCCAGATGGACCGAATTTATAAAGGATGCCGAGCAATTTACAGAAGCGCCGCTGCGGCCAGCGGGTACGTGGCCC
Coding sequences:
- a CDS encoding metal-dependent hydrolase; this encodes MDLQGLKVTWLGHSCVRIETTSGSIILIDPWCKHNPACPEKEKDIKAVDLIMVTHGHSDHMGDVVEIAKKHKPVVIGIFELCAWFGRKGVEKLQPMNKGGSQTVAGVRITMVHALHSSGVEDEGQTIYAGDPCGYVLEFDNGLKIYHAGDTAVFSDMQIIHDLYKPDLALLPIGDHFTMGPREATYACRLLRPKAVIPIHHGTFPMLTGTPAEFKHLASDLGIEIIELKPGETLG
- a CDS encoding DUF6714 family protein, yielding MADPDRSITDCHMHDKEAIAAQIALAFAAVEYPGDWCLKGGNEGDEPHLLEQEFKGKADWRVLAPAFLDQAPAGFASALSFFSDEAFRFYLPAYLIADIRGQLERSNPIFHLTHGLDETSRGERINPRRYGERTWFEHVRHRFAIFNQEQAAAIVAYLTLKRDEDDFERQHIDEALRNYWRDRAS